A segment of the Candidatus Krumholzibacteriia bacterium genome:
TCGATCTCGACCCGCTCCTGGCCGAGGAGGCCTCCGCGGTCGAGGCCGCACTGGAGCACCGTCTCCCGCCGGGCGACGGCGATGCGGCACCACGACTGGTCGAGGCGATGCGCTACAGCCTCCTCGGAGGCGGGAAGCGTCTGCGCCCGGTGCTGTGTCTCTGGGTCCACGACGCAGCGGGGGCGGCGCGCGACGAAGCCGTGTGGAACGCGGCATGTGCTCTGGAGATGATCCACACCTATTCGCTCATCCACGACGACCTACCGGCCATGGACGACGACGATCTCCGGCGCGGACAAGCGTCGTGCCACCGACGCTTCGACGAGGCCACGGCCGTCCTCGCCGGCGACACGCTCCAGACCGAGGCCTTCGGTCTCCTGGCCGCGGTTCGCCCGCCGGAACTGGCCGTCCGCCTGGGCCGCCTGCTGAGCGAGGCCTCGGGACGCCACGGCATGGCGTCGGGACAGCAATTCGATCTCGAGGCGACCGGACACGCGGGCGACATGCTCCGGATCCATCGTCTGAAGACGGGACGGCTGCTCGGCGCGGCGGCGGCCATGGGTGCCGCCTGCGCGGGAGTCGAGGACGAGCGCGTGGAGCGGATCCGCGAGGCGGGCGTGGAGCTCGGCGTGGCCTTCCAGATGGTCGACGACGTGCTCGACGTGACCGTCAGCGCCGAGGAACTGGGCAAGAGTGCCGGCAAGGACCCGGCCCAGGGCAAGCTGACGGCCGTGGGGGAGCTGGGGGTCGAGGGAGC
Coding sequences within it:
- a CDS encoding farnesyl diphosphate synthase, which encodes MIDLDPLLAEEASAVEAALEHRLPPGDGDAAPRLVEAMRYSLLGGGKRLRPVLCLWVHDAAGAARDEAVWNAACALEMIHTYSLIHDDLPAMDDDDLRRGQASCHRRFDEATAVLAGDTLQTEAFGLLAAVRPPELAVRLGRLLSEASGRHGMASGQQFDLEATGHAGDMLRIHRLKTGRLLGAAAAMGAACAGVEDERVERIREAGVELGVAFQMVDDVLDVTVSAEELGKSAGKDPAQGKLTAVGELGVEGAREDARRRLGEAVVALERSGVADDRVRALALRLVERGR